From Thermomicrobiales bacterium, the proteins below share one genomic window:
- a CDS encoding DUF503 domain-containing protein — protein sequence MDYSFSLKDKRQVVRSITAKVRNQFNAGIAEVDDLDDMRVATLGIVCISNQASHADEMLATIIQFIERNLELGVVGEIETELIHV from the coding sequence CTGGACTATTCGTTCTCGTTGAAGGACAAGCGGCAGGTCGTACGGTCGATCACGGCGAAGGTGCGCAATCAGTTCAATGCCGGCATCGCCGAGGTGGACGACCTGGACGACATGCGGGTTGCCACGCTGGGCATTGTTTGCATCAGCAATCAGGCATCGCATGCCGACGAAATGCTTGCGACGATCATTCAGTTCATCGAACGCAATCTCGAACTCGGCGTCGTTGGCGAAATCGAGACAGAGCTCATTCATGTCTAG